From a single Rutidosis leptorrhynchoides isolate AG116_Rl617_1_P2 chromosome 5, CSIRO_AGI_Rlap_v1, whole genome shotgun sequence genomic region:
- the LOC139847407 gene encoding large ribosomal subunit protein uL15c — translation MASIFSFTSPSSLLSSNFKGNARNLKSSICQFPLNNNNKLQQQQHKKKSLIVALASPIPSAVVSSNVRFRLDNLGPQPGSRKKQKRKGRGHAAGQGGSCGFGMRGQKSRSGPGVRRGFEGGQMPLYRRLPKLRGIAGGMSAGLSKYVPVNLKDIETAGFEEGEEVSLESLKEKGLINPSGRERRLPLKILGDGEVSLKLNFKARAFSAQAKEKLEAAGCSLTVLPGRKKWVKPAVAKNLARADEYFAKKRAAAAAAAGESETPTA, via the exons ATGGCTTCTATCTTCTCCTTCACCTCACCCTCTTCATTACTATCTTCTAATTTCAAAGGCAATGCAAGAAACCTAAAATCAAGCATTTGTCAGTTTCCtttaaataacaacaacaaacttcaacaacaacaacataagAAGAAATCTTTAATTGTGGCTTTAGCATCCCCAATTCCATCAGCGGTTGTGAGCTCAAATGTCCGGTTCAGGCTTGATAATTTGGGACCTCAACCGGGTTCAAGAAAGAAACAAAAAAGAAAAGGAAGAGGACATGCTGCTGGTCAAGGTGGAAGTTGTGGGTTTGGAATGAGAGGTCAGAAATCAAGGTCTGGTCCTGGTGTTCGTAGAGGATTTGAAGGTGGTCAAATGCCCCTTTATCGAAGGCTTCCTAAGTTAAGGGGTATTGCTGGAG GTATGTCTGCTGGACTATCGAAGTACGTACCGGTGAACTTGAAAGACATAGAAACTGCAGGGTTTGAAGAGGGGGAAGAGGTTTCACTTGAGTCGTTGAAAGAAAAGGGGTTGATTAATCCATCAGGAAGAGAAAGGAGACTTCCTTTGAAG ATTCTTGGTGATGGTGAAGTGAGTTTAAAGTTGAATTTCAAGGCTCGTGCATTTTCTGCACAAGCAAAAGAGAAGCTTGAGGCTGCAGGTTGTTCATTGACCGTGTTACCAGGCCGAAAGAAATGGGTCAAACCAGCGGTTGCTAAGAACCTTGCTCGTGCCGATGAATACTTTGCCAAAAAACGAGCGGCTGCAGCTGCAGCTGCTGGTGAGTCTGAAACTCCCACTGCTTAG